A genomic region of Terriglobales bacterium contains the following coding sequences:
- a CDS encoding tetratricopeptide repeat protein — translation MSVVLNRVKPIIWGMALAVCVSFSVAGQDIPVNQNAGQAGTKTVPPELQQAQKGDAAAQLHTGEWFNSGISGRVDSEQAAVWFKQAADHGSADGAALLGSLYLYGHGMEVDQAQAYKLIQLAADHGSLKGRTFLAQMYMHGWYVKKDETKAHELLMSVGNKEPFALTLQGVMAMEGAEKHPEKALELFKQSAEKGESGAMLSLGEMYLFGAGVAQDFEQAESWFQQAQRLDNRAAEFRLGQMYAKGAGVPKNLTHAYALFQRAAEQGYVPAQTLCGTYNYYGFGIKKDQVKAYYWFSKGAIHSSVAKDWQHRVSAAMTPEQLSAVGAMLNGAPAGAAR, via the coding sequence ATGTCTGTTGTTCTGAATCGAGTTAAGCCAATCATATGGGGAATGGCGCTTGCAGTTTGTGTGTCGTTCTCAGTTGCGGGGCAAGACATACCGGTGAATCAAAACGCAGGTCAAGCGGGGACGAAAACGGTTCCTCCGGAACTGCAACAAGCACAGAAGGGAGATGCGGCGGCCCAGCTGCACACTGGCGAGTGGTTCAACTCGGGTATTTCCGGACGAGTGGACAGCGAGCAAGCTGCAGTCTGGTTCAAGCAGGCTGCTGATCACGGTTCAGCCGATGGCGCGGCTCTCCTGGGGAGCTTGTACTTGTACGGCCATGGAATGGAAGTTGATCAAGCGCAGGCCTACAAACTAATCCAGTTGGCAGCCGACCACGGCAGCCTCAAGGGGCGTACTTTCTTGGCGCAAATGTATATGCACGGGTGGTATGTCAAGAAAGACGAAACCAAGGCCCATGAACTGCTGATGTCGGTAGGAAACAAAGAACCGTTTGCCCTGACGCTCCAGGGCGTAATGGCCATGGAGGGTGCCGAGAAGCATCCGGAAAAAGCATTGGAGCTCTTCAAGCAATCTGCTGAGAAAGGAGAGTCGGGAGCCATGCTGAGCCTGGGTGAAATGTATCTGTTCGGGGCCGGCGTGGCTCAGGACTTTGAACAGGCAGAAAGCTGGTTCCAACAAGCTCAGCGTCTCGATAACCGTGCGGCTGAGTTTCGGCTGGGGCAGATGTATGCAAAAGGTGCAGGTGTACCCAAGAACCTGACCCATGCCTACGCTCTTTTCCAGCGAGCTGCTGAACAAGGCTATGTGCCGGCACAAACTCTGTGTGGCACTTATAACTACTATGGTTTTGGAATCAAGAAAGACCAGGTAAAAGCGTACTATTGGTTTTCCAAGGGCGCCATTCACAGTAGCGTGGCTAAGGACTGGCAACATCGAGTATCCGCAGCCATGACACCTGAACAGCTGAGTGCCGTCGGGGCAATGCTCAACGGCGCACCTGCGGGAGCCGCTAGGTAA
- the preA gene encoding NAD-dependent dihydropyrimidine dehydrogenase subunit PreA, translating to MPDLSINFCGVRSPNPFWLASGPPTNTAYQVMRAFEAGWGGAVWKTIGEPIINTGSRYGSVDLKNERMMGLNNIELISDRPIEVNFREIAEVKKRFPQHTVIASLMVESKRETWHDIVKRAEDSGSDMLELNFGCPHGMSERGMGAAVGQVPEYATMITSWVKEVARTPVIVKLTPNVTDIAHMAVAAKAGGADAVSLVNTFNSLVGVDLDSFAPRPSVAGYGSHGGYCGPAVKPIALHMVSSVAKHPKVNIPISGIGGISNWRDAVEFMLLGATSVQVCTAAMHYGFRIVRDMIEGLENYLEEKGMNSAMELVGKAVPRVEDWGNLDLNYKIIAKIDAGKCIGCNLCYIACEDGAHQCIRVDERPLGDLRHGVLPKHVPQVLDDECVGCNLCALVCPVPGCISMVEVNTGRPPMSWKQLQEARGRSPQCSMEELLSKGSS from the coding sequence ATGCCTGATCTAAGCATTAATTTTTGTGGAGTCCGTTCTCCGAATCCATTCTGGCTCGCCTCTGGTCCGCCCACCAACACCGCGTATCAGGTCATGCGTGCCTTCGAAGCGGGATGGGGCGGAGCCGTCTGGAAGACGATCGGCGAACCCATTATCAATACCGGTTCCCGTTATGGCTCGGTAGACCTTAAGAACGAGCGCATGATGGGCCTCAATAATATCGAGCTCATCAGCGACCGCCCCATCGAAGTCAACTTCCGCGAGATTGCCGAGGTCAAGAAGCGTTTTCCGCAGCATACGGTCATCGCGTCTCTGATGGTCGAATCGAAGCGCGAGACCTGGCATGACATTGTGAAACGCGCCGAAGACTCAGGCTCCGACATGCTGGAGCTGAACTTCGGCTGTCCCCATGGAATGTCGGAACGCGGCATGGGCGCCGCCGTTGGACAGGTCCCCGAGTACGCCACCATGATTACCTCGTGGGTGAAGGAAGTTGCCCGCACGCCGGTGATTGTGAAGCTGACTCCCAACGTTACCGACATCGCGCATATGGCGGTCGCGGCCAAGGCCGGCGGCGCGGACGCAGTGTCTTTGGTGAATACCTTCAACAGCCTGGTAGGGGTTGATCTCGACAGCTTCGCGCCTCGCCCCAGCGTTGCCGGTTACGGATCACATGGCGGCTATTGCGGGCCCGCGGTAAAGCCCATCGCGCTGCACATGGTGTCGTCGGTAGCCAAGCATCCCAAGGTGAACATCCCGATCTCCGGCATCGGCGGAATCTCGAACTGGCGAGATGCCGTCGAATTCATGCTGCTGGGCGCGACCTCGGTGCAGGTCTGCACGGCGGCGATGCACTACGGCTTTCGCATTGTGCGCGACATGATCGAGGGCCTGGAAAACTATCTGGAAGAGAAGGGCATGAACTCAGCCATGGAGCTGGTAGGCAAGGCGGTTCCCCGCGTCGAAGACTGGGGCAACCTCGATCTCAACTATAAGATCATCGCCAAAATTGATGCCGGAAAATGTATCGGCTGCAATCTTTGCTACATCGCATGTGAGGATGGCGCCCACCAGTGCATCCGGGTCGACGAGCGCCCGCTCGGCGATCTGCGTCATGGGGTACTACCCAAGCACGTTCCACAAGTATTGGACGACGAGTGTGTCGGCTGCAATCTCTGTGCGCTGGTCTGTCCTGTGCCGGGCTGTATCAGCATGGTGGAAGTAAATACGGGACGACCGCCGATGAGCTGGAAGCAGCTCCAGGAGGCCCGCGGCCGCAGTCCGCAATGCAGCATGGAAGAACTGCTCTCTAAAGGCAGCTCCTAG
- a CDS encoding FAD binding domain-containing protein, whose protein sequence is MMQSSRRLLVLQRRYLNQEHDGGTDMEFVLNGKCRRVPEAHPQTTLLTWLRQEGLTGSKEGCAEGECGACTVLLLRNAPPGSRFVPVNSCLVFLPMMAGQEVYTVEALAESGELTEVQRALAELGGSQCGYCTPGFVMSLFAEHHRPGRTGPCDPHAMTGNLCRCTGYRPMRDAALALGPVSNDSFTQRLQNPASAIETFESQFGAARFVRPGTLSECLAMLAAHPEARVVAGATDLAVESNLRDRRWPLLVSIEALAELRIFRESGDEIEIGAGLTLSEIEALWKDAPQAVREWFSLFASPLIRNRATLGGNLATASPIGDAAPLLLALGSQIRIAGKSGERLVPLDSFFRGYRETALEAGELIVSAVVPKPYPSFTRFFKVAKRRMDDISTVAASFAVDLDARGRVARARVAYGGVAATPIRVREAELALEGRQWDETAIAAATEAVADQIEPLSDHRGSAEYRLAMAQTLLEKFWAEQELVTR, encoded by the coding sequence ATGATGCAATCATCGCGGAGGCTCCTCGTCTTACAGCGCCGCTATCTCAACCAGGAGCACGACGGGGGGACCGATATGGAGTTCGTCCTCAACGGCAAGTGTCGCCGAGTGCCGGAAGCTCATCCCCAAACCACACTTCTGACCTGGCTGCGGCAAGAGGGATTAACCGGTTCCAAAGAGGGTTGCGCAGAGGGAGAGTGCGGTGCGTGTACGGTCCTGCTGCTACGCAATGCTCCCCCCGGAAGCCGCTTCGTCCCCGTGAATAGTTGCCTCGTTTTTCTGCCCATGATGGCGGGGCAGGAGGTCTACACGGTAGAAGCGCTTGCGGAGAGCGGAGAGTTGACCGAGGTCCAGCGGGCGCTGGCGGAGCTGGGCGGATCGCAGTGCGGATATTGCACGCCGGGTTTCGTGATGAGCCTGTTCGCCGAGCATCACCGGCCGGGGAGAACCGGCCCGTGCGATCCACACGCCATGACGGGTAATTTATGCCGCTGCACGGGATACCGCCCGATGCGCGATGCGGCCCTGGCACTGGGTCCAGTCTCAAACGATTCCTTTACACAACGGTTGCAAAATCCCGCGTCGGCAATAGAGACATTCGAGTCTCAGTTCGGCGCGGCAAGATTTGTCCGGCCGGGAACCTTGTCGGAGTGTCTCGCCATGCTGGCTGCTCATCCGGAGGCGCGGGTGGTGGCTGGCGCCACCGACCTGGCGGTTGAATCGAACTTGCGTGACCGGCGCTGGCCGCTTCTGGTGAGCATCGAAGCGCTTGCGGAATTGAGGATCTTTCGCGAAAGCGGTGATGAGATTGAGATCGGCGCCGGGTTGACGCTTTCGGAAATCGAAGCGCTTTGGAAAGATGCGCCGCAGGCGGTGCGTGAATGGTTTTCGCTGTTTGCTTCGCCACTGATCCGCAACCGGGCAACGCTCGGCGGCAACCTGGCGACGGCATCGCCGATCGGCGACGCAGCACCTTTGTTGCTGGCGCTGGGTTCGCAAATACGGATTGCAGGGAAGAGTGGCGAACGGCTGGTGCCACTCGATTCTTTCTTTCGCGGCTACCGTGAGACCGCTCTTGAGGCGGGCGAACTGATCGTATCAGCGGTGGTTCCAAAGCCGTATCCATCCTTCACTCGATTCTTCAAAGTTGCCAAGCGCCGTATGGACGATATCAGTACCGTAGCGGCATCGTTTGCCGTGGACCTGGACGCTCGCGGCCGTGTGGCGCGTGCCCGTGTGGCGTACGGCGGAGTAGCGGCGACGCCGATTCGAGTGCGAGAGGCAGAGTTAGCTCTCGAAGGGCGGCAGTGGGATGAAACCGCGATTGCGGCGGCAACGGAAGCGGTTGCCGATCAAATTGAGCCGTTGAGCGATCACCGCGGGAGTGCTGAATATCGCCTGGCAATGGCGCAAACGTTGCTTGAGAAGTTTTGGGCGGAACAGGAGTTGGTGACGCGATGA
- the hydA gene encoding dihydropyrimidinase yields the protein MGFDTLVVNGIVVTATDTYAADVAISGGKIVAIGEGLPRENTKQVLDAKGRYVLPGGIDVHTHLDMPFGGTTSADDFETGTRAAAFGGTTTLIDFAIQYKGQSLRTAFDTWMQKASAKATTDYAFHCIITDLPDARIGEMNDLVRDGVPSFKLFMAYPGVFMLDDATIFKAMRAASKAGGMICMHAENGGAIDVIVKQALSEGKTAPKYHALTRPTTAEAEATSRAIALAEMAGSPVYIVHLSCNDALEKVREARDRGLPVYAETCPQYLYLSIEDMDAPGFEGAKYVFTPPLREKWHQEKLWTGLKQDHLQVVSTDHCPFCFKEQKELGKDDFTKIPNGGPGIEHRMSLIYSGGVAKGRFSVNRFVELVSTTPARIFGLYPQKGTVAIGSDADLVIFDPKRQHTISVKTHHMRVDYSMFEGITVTGMPDVVLSRGRVIVDGDKFQGRAGAGNFLKRAAYSGV from the coding sequence ATGGGCTTTGACACTCTGGTCGTAAATGGAATTGTGGTAACGGCTACAGATACCTATGCCGCCGATGTTGCGATCTCCGGCGGAAAGATCGTGGCCATTGGGGAAGGCCTGCCCCGGGAGAACACGAAGCAAGTGCTGGACGCAAAAGGCAGGTACGTGCTGCCCGGCGGCATTGATGTGCATACTCATCTCGATATGCCCTTTGGAGGCACTACCAGCGCCGATGATTTCGAGACCGGCACCCGCGCCGCCGCATTTGGCGGGACGACGACCTTGATTGACTTTGCCATCCAGTACAAAGGCCAGTCGCTGCGGACTGCTTTCGATACCTGGATGCAAAAGGCCTCTGCCAAAGCAACTACGGACTATGCATTCCACTGCATCATTACCGACCTTCCAGACGCCCGCATCGGCGAGATGAATGACCTGGTGCGCGACGGGGTGCCCAGCTTCAAGCTGTTTATGGCCTACCCTGGAGTGTTCATGCTTGACGACGCAACCATCTTCAAAGCGATGCGCGCCGCCTCGAAAGCCGGCGGCATGATTTGCATGCACGCCGAGAACGGCGGGGCCATTGATGTCATCGTCAAGCAGGCCCTGTCCGAAGGCAAGACCGCGCCCAAGTACCACGCGCTCACCCGCCCAACCACCGCGGAAGCCGAGGCCACGTCACGGGCGATTGCCCTGGCGGAGATGGCCGGGTCGCCTGTCTATATCGTGCACTTGAGCTGCAACGATGCGCTCGAAAAGGTGCGCGAAGCGCGGGACCGAGGCTTGCCGGTTTATGCTGAGACCTGCCCGCAGTATCTATACCTTTCTATAGAAGATATGGACGCACCCGGATTTGAAGGCGCGAAATACGTCTTCACTCCACCGCTGCGCGAGAAGTGGCACCAGGAAAAACTCTGGACGGGACTCAAACAGGACCACCTTCAGGTGGTTTCAACCGATCACTGTCCTTTCTGCTTCAAGGAGCAGAAAGAGCTTGGCAAAGATGACTTCACGAAGATCCCGAATGGAGGCCCGGGCATCGAGCACCGCATGAGCCTTATTTATTCCGGCGGCGTGGCGAAAGGCCGCTTCAGCGTGAACCGTTTCGTCGAGCTGGTCTCGACCACACCGGCCAGGATCTTCGGGCTGTATCCTCAAAAAGGAACGGTGGCGATCGGCAGCGATGCCGACCTGGTAATCTTCGATCCCAAGCGGCAACACACAATCAGTGTAAAAACCCATCACATGCGGGTGGACTACTCGATGTTCGAAGGAATCACGGTGACCGGCATGCCAGATGTCGTCCTCTCACGCGGGCGCGTGATTGTTGACGGAGATAAGTTTCAGGGTAGAGCCGGTGCGGGGAATTTTTTGAAGCGTGCGGCTTATAGCGGGGTGTGA
- a CDS encoding CoA-acylating methylmalonate-semialdehyde dehydrogenase encodes MSPTATALELKSCPLYIDGKPVISRGVKDIQRNPATGEAVAEIPRCTPEEISAAVASAHAAFGSWSKTPVLQRCRTLFKYRELLENHADELIALVTEENGKTLDEAKGSFQRGIECVEFACGAPTLMMGDTVDRVGTGVDAWSTRHAIGVCVGITPFNFPVMVPLWMFPMAIACGNTFVLKPSDKVPRTSVRLVEIAHEAGLPAGVLNLVHGAKDTVDQLLTDPRVKAVSFVGSSAVARYIYQTAANNGKRVQALGGAKNHSVVMPDHDMKTTVSAIMGSSFGCAGERCLATSVVVAVAEAADPLVKELTNAADNLTMGSGAEKATCMGPVISEEAKKRILSYIDVGEKEGATLARDGRKDSAAKNNGFFVGPTILDHVDPKSRVAKEEIFGPVLSVVRVKTLKDALEVVSQSEYGNAASIFTRSGSAAREFTQNVTAGMVGVNVGVPAPVAFFPFSGWKNSFFGDLHALGKDAVHFYTETKVVTCRWPD; translated from the coding sequence ATGTCACCCACCGCGACTGCCCTTGAACTGAAATCATGTCCACTTTATATCGATGGAAAACCTGTCATTTCGCGAGGGGTGAAAGACATTCAGCGCAACCCTGCTACGGGCGAAGCGGTAGCCGAGATTCCACGCTGCACGCCGGAGGAGATTTCAGCCGCAGTCGCCTCCGCACACGCCGCTTTTGGATCATGGAGCAAGACGCCCGTTCTGCAGCGTTGCCGCACCCTCTTTAAATATCGCGAGCTGCTGGAAAACCACGCTGACGAGCTGATTGCATTGGTCACCGAAGAAAACGGCAAGACGCTCGACGAAGCCAAAGGCTCATTTCAGCGTGGAATCGAATGCGTTGAATTTGCTTGCGGCGCCCCCACTCTCATGATGGGCGACACGGTGGACCGGGTGGGCACAGGCGTGGATGCCTGGTCAACCCGGCATGCAATCGGTGTTTGCGTTGGCATTACGCCTTTCAATTTTCCTGTCATGGTGCCGCTCTGGATGTTTCCCATGGCCATCGCCTGCGGAAACACCTTTGTATTGAAGCCCTCCGATAAAGTGCCGCGCACCTCCGTGCGATTGGTCGAGATCGCCCACGAAGCGGGGCTTCCCGCCGGCGTCCTTAATCTGGTGCACGGAGCCAAAGATACCGTAGACCAGTTGCTCACCGATCCTCGGGTGAAAGCGGTATCGTTTGTGGGCTCAAGCGCGGTTGCCCGCTACATCTATCAGACGGCAGCCAACAACGGGAAGCGCGTGCAGGCGCTCGGAGGCGCGAAGAACCACTCGGTGGTGATGCCGGACCATGATATGAAGACAACCGTAAGCGCGATCATGGGCTCGTCTTTTGGCTGTGCCGGAGAGCGTTGCTTGGCCACGAGTGTGGTGGTTGCGGTCGCGGAGGCGGCTGATCCTCTGGTGAAGGAATTGACCAATGCGGCAGACAACCTCACCATGGGTTCAGGAGCGGAGAAGGCCACTTGTATGGGCCCGGTGATTTCGGAAGAGGCCAAGAAGCGCATCTTGAGCTATATAGATGTTGGAGAAAAAGAAGGAGCGACGCTCGCCCGTGATGGCCGCAAAGATTCGGCGGCCAAGAACAATGGATTCTTTGTTGGCCCCACGATTCTCGATCATGTTGATCCAAAATCACGCGTTGCCAAAGAAGAGATCTTTGGTCCCGTGCTCTCGGTGGTCCGTGTAAAGACCCTGAAAGATGCCCTCGAGGTCGTCAGTCAATCCGAATATGGGAATGCAGCCTCCATCTTCACGCGCTCTGGCTCAGCAGCTCGTGAGTTCACACAAAATGTGACTGCTGGAATGGTCGGAGTGAATGTCGGAGTGCCGGCACCCGTGGCGTTTTTCCCCTTCTCAGGATGGAAGAACTCGTTCTTCGGCGATCTGCACGCCTTGGGAAAAGATGCGGTGCACTTTTACACCGAGACCAAAGTTGTTACCTGCAGATGGCCGGATTAG
- a CDS encoding NAD(P)-dependent oxidoreductase → MLKEPAPKLPLEQLEANFADINPPLTEGQALEEGSRCLFCQDAPCIKACPTGIDVPQFIRQILTGNLRGSAKTILGANILGQSCARVCPTSVLCEGVCVLNVEGKKPVEIGKLQRYAVDPVIANGTQLFKAAAANGYKVALIGAGPASLSCAAELRKLGYEAIIFDANPQPGGLNTYGIAAYKMRAAEAVKEVEMIRALGVEIRNGMKVGTDITIPELERDYDAIFIGIGLGETEDLQLPGEELEGSYDALSFIESTKSRRFDQVEIAKRVAVIGAGNTAIDVVTAARRLGAEEVYMVYRRSPEEMTAFEYEYELAKHDGVTFVWQAMPMRIIGSGQVEALECVRTQRSSKDPRGRYSYLPAPGSEFRLEVGMVIKALGQKRRLGFLKQVPNLELHNGCVVVEPQTMSTKNPRYFAGGDCVNGGGEVVDAVAHGKKAALGIHQMLEATMGRRAHA, encoded by the coding sequence ATGCTTAAGGAACCGGCCCCGAAGCTTCCACTCGAACAACTGGAAGCTAACTTTGCCGATATCAATCCACCACTGACGGAGGGGCAGGCCCTGGAAGAGGGTTCGCGCTGCCTCTTTTGCCAAGACGCACCCTGCATCAAGGCTTGCCCAACTGGGATTGACGTGCCCCAGTTTATTCGTCAAATCCTTACCGGTAACTTGCGCGGATCGGCCAAAACAATTCTGGGCGCAAACATTCTCGGGCAGAGTTGTGCACGGGTGTGTCCTACTTCGGTGTTATGCGAAGGCGTATGCGTTTTGAATGTGGAGGGGAAAAAGCCGGTGGAGATCGGGAAGCTGCAACGCTACGCGGTTGATCCTGTGATCGCGAATGGCACGCAGCTCTTTAAAGCCGCGGCGGCCAATGGATATAAGGTTGCGTTGATCGGCGCTGGTCCGGCAAGCCTCTCATGCGCTGCTGAGTTGAGGAAGTTGGGATACGAGGCGATCATCTTTGACGCCAATCCTCAGCCCGGCGGGCTGAACACATATGGAATCGCCGCCTATAAAATGCGGGCGGCGGAAGCCGTGAAAGAGGTTGAGATGATCCGCGCCCTGGGCGTCGAGATCAGGAACGGAATGAAGGTTGGCACAGACATTACGATTCCCGAGCTCGAACGCGATTACGATGCCATCTTTATTGGCATCGGGTTAGGCGAAACTGAAGATCTGCAGCTACCGGGTGAAGAACTCGAAGGTTCTTATGACGCGCTCTCATTCATCGAAAGCACCAAGAGCAGGCGCTTTGACCAGGTTGAAATTGCAAAGCGGGTTGCGGTCATTGGCGCGGGCAATACCGCGATTGACGTAGTCACCGCCGCCAGGCGGCTGGGCGCGGAAGAGGTCTACATGGTGTATCGCCGCAGCCCCGAAGAGATGACCGCCTTCGAATATGAATACGAACTGGCGAAACATGACGGCGTCACCTTCGTGTGGCAGGCCATGCCAATGCGAATCATCGGCTCGGGTCAAGTCGAAGCTCTGGAATGTGTTCGTACGCAGCGCTCTTCGAAGGATCCGCGAGGACGCTACAGCTATCTCCCGGCGCCCGGCAGTGAGTTCAGGCTCGAGGTCGGCATGGTCATCAAAGCCCTCGGGCAAAAGCGCAGACTCGGTTTCCTGAAACAGGTTCCCAATTTGGAACTGCATAATGGTTGCGTTGTGGTCGAGCCACAAACCATGAGTACAAAGAACCCGCGTTACTTTGCCGGCGGCGATTGCGTGAACGGGGGCGGAGAGGTTGTGGATGCAGTCGCGCACGGCAAGAAGGCTGCCTTGGGCATCCATCAGATGCTCGAGGCAACAATGGGAAGGAGGGCCCATGCCTGA
- the xdhB gene encoding xanthine dehydrogenase molybdopterin binding subunit, with protein MKTVGQTLPHESARGHVTGEALYTDDLLNRFPRLLHAWPVLAKHAHVEVVSLNATPALAVEGVAATLTSVDVPGEGDTGPNRHDELLFPAEVLYHSQPVAWVLGETLEAARLGAERVAVEYRPLAAVLTIDDAIAARSFHSGPFHLERGDAASAIAHSPHRIAGRLRIGGQEHFYLETQCAIAWLDESGGVALHSSTQHPAETQEIVARVLAKPKHQVTVECLRMGGAFGGKEVQANTWAAIAALGAVKTGRPVRVWLPRRLDMVLTGKRHPFLADFEVGFDGEGKLHGVKLALYSDGGWSLDLSEPVLWRALFHVDNCYFLAACDLTGYVCKTHKTSQTAFRGFGGPQGMVVIEDILDRIARTLDLPADVVRERNFYVEGQTTHYGQEVKDASRITRIWHELKSTSDFAARRQVVAAFNAEQPHRKRGIAMTPVKFGISFTATVFNQAGALVLVYRDGSVQVNHGGTEMGQGLHTKIQQVAAETLGLPLGSIRVMPTRTDKVPNTSATAASASSDLNGAAVMDACRKIQANLAPVAKALLECAEDAVRYEDGLVFAGEHRAGAIPFRKLVEAAYVRRLPLFAQGYYRTPEIHYDPKTGQGRPFYYYVYGAAVAEVEVDGFTGDSKILRVDILEDAGRSLSPLVDRGQIEGGFIQGAGWLTLEELVWDAEGRLATNSASTYKLPSWSELPETFNVRMLERADEPGVVYGSKAVGEPPLMLAISVREAIREAIAAFGRGGIVEMDTPSTPERIFFAIERVRPRRLTAPRRKAEAIQL; from the coding sequence ATGAAGACCGTGGGCCAGACTCTGCCGCACGAAAGCGCGCGAGGTCATGTAACCGGCGAGGCGTTGTACACCGACGATTTGCTGAATCGCTTTCCGCGTCTTCTGCACGCGTGGCCGGTGCTTGCGAAGCACGCGCACGTAGAGGTCGTGAGCCTCAACGCAACGCCGGCGCTCGCGGTAGAAGGCGTGGCGGCGACGCTGACAAGTGTGGATGTGCCGGGAGAGGGCGATACTGGCCCGAATCGGCACGATGAGCTGCTATTTCCGGCAGAGGTTTTGTATCACAGCCAGCCGGTGGCCTGGGTCCTCGGGGAGACACTCGAGGCGGCCCGCCTGGGGGCGGAGCGCGTTGCGGTGGAGTACAGGCCGCTCGCCGCGGTGTTGACGATTGACGATGCGATCGCAGCGCGGAGTTTTCATTCCGGGCCATTTCATCTGGAGCGGGGCGATGCAGCCAGCGCGATTGCGCACAGCCCGCACCGGATTGCAGGACGGCTACGAATTGGCGGGCAGGAACATTTCTATCTTGAAACGCAGTGCGCGATTGCATGGCTGGATGAAAGTGGCGGAGTGGCTTTGCACTCTTCGACCCAGCATCCGGCTGAGACGCAGGAGATTGTTGCGCGTGTACTCGCAAAGCCGAAGCACCAGGTGACGGTGGAATGCCTGCGCATGGGCGGGGCGTTCGGCGGAAAGGAAGTGCAAGCCAACACTTGGGCGGCGATCGCCGCGCTGGGCGCGGTGAAGACCGGGAGACCGGTGCGTGTATGGCTTCCGCGGCGACTCGATATGGTGCTGACCGGCAAGCGGCATCCATTTCTCGCGGATTTTGAAGTGGGTTTCGACGGAGAAGGAAAGCTGCACGGCGTGAAACTAGCACTGTATTCCGATGGCGGATGGAGTCTGGATCTATCGGAGCCTGTTCTATGGCGGGCACTGTTTCATGTGGACAACTGCTATTTTCTCGCGGCCTGCGATTTGACAGGATACGTGTGCAAGACCCACAAGACATCGCAGACGGCTTTTCGAGGATTCGGCGGCCCGCAGGGGATGGTGGTGATCGAGGATATCCTCGATCGCATTGCGCGCACTCTCGATCTTCCGGCGGATGTAGTGCGCGAACGGAACTTCTATGTCGAGGGGCAGACGACTCACTATGGCCAAGAGGTGAAGGACGCTTCGCGGATCACGCGGATCTGGCATGAACTGAAGAGCACAAGCGATTTTGCAGCGCGGCGGCAGGTGGTGGCGGCGTTCAACGCGGAACAGCCGCATCGCAAGCGCGGAATCGCGATGACGCCAGTGAAGTTCGGAATTTCTTTCACGGCAACGGTTTTCAATCAGGCGGGAGCGCTGGTGCTGGTGTATCGCGACGGCAGCGTGCAGGTGAATCACGGCGGAACGGAGATGGGGCAGGGGCTGCATACCAAGATCCAGCAGGTGGCGGCCGAGACGCTGGGATTGCCGCTCGGATCAATCCGCGTCATGCCGACGCGCACCGACAAGGTGCCGAACACGTCGGCGACGGCGGCCTCCGCGAGCAGCGATCTGAATGGCGCGGCGGTGATGGATGCCTGCCGCAAAATCCAGGCGAACCTCGCGCCGGTCGCGAAAGCACTGCTCGAATGCGCTGAGGATGCAGTGCGCTACGAAGATGGTCTGGTGTTCGCCGGAGAGCACCGAGCTGGCGCCATTCCATTTCGAAAGCTAGTGGAGGCGGCGTATGTGCGCCGGCTGCCGTTGTTCGCGCAAGGCTACTACCGCACGCCGGAGATTCACTATGATCCCAAAACGGGACAGGGGCGTCCCTTTTATTACTACGTGTATGGCGCGGCGGTTGCGGAGGTAGAGGTTGACGGGTTCACCGGCGACTCGAAAATTCTGCGGGTAGACATTCTGGAAGATGCAGGCCGATCGTTATCGCCGCTGGTTGACCGCGGGCAAATTGAAGGCGGATTCATACAGGGCGCCGGATGGTTGACGCTGGAGGAGCTGGTTTGGGACGCCGAGGGACGGCTCGCGACCAACAGCGCTTCGACCTACAAACTGCCATCATGGTCGGAGCTGCCAGAAACATTTAACGTTCGCATGCTCGAACGCGCGGATGAGCCGGGAGTCGTGTACGGCAGCAAAGCCGTGGGAGAGCCGCCGTTGATGCTCGCCATTTCGGTGCGAGAGGCGATTCGAGAGGCGATCGCTGCGTTTGGACGGGGTGGAATCGTCGAAATGGATACGCCATCAACGCCAGAACGGATCTTCTTTGCGATTGAGCGGGTGCGGCCGCGCCGGTTGACGGCGCCGCGGCGGAAAGCGGAGGCGATCCAGCTTTGA